The Lepeophtheirus salmonis chromosome 13, UVic_Lsal_1.4, whole genome shotgun sequence genome segment atagttATTACATATATCCATTTTTGACAGTGATAAAGACTTGAACtcccaggggcgtctgcaggattatattattttggagaGGGCTGggttttaggaatttttttgaaaaaaaaatcaaaaattataatttttgtaaaaacaaattgaagtttttggtttttttttcatttcaaaaatccatagctattctcaatatattcaattttctagtgaaaaggaaaaaatctttttttgttacagcccctccagcccgcCCCCTGCGGACGCTTCTTTCTCCTTTATATCAATTCCTAAACATCAACTTCCTGGAATCATGTTTAATAGAAATTGGCCTTTGAAGCAAATCTCGTGATACATGATTTTGAGAAATTCTGGCCTTTACGTAGGTTTCtgataaaaatatccataaatacttaattaggCTCACTCCCtcccaagattaatagaaatacaaggttaattCATCATGaaatcgggcttgctataattttcaatttgatgtacacTACCGACGGCCTGTCaaaacagacagattttgacgtcatagtgtataacAACCGTATATTAACGGCATATAATATTACTAGAAATTCTCTTTCACTTTGACGTCACGATTAAAAATCGTGGTGGAactaaaacaaatcaaatatcCACTACCTCTTTACCGCTTCTTTATAAGACAAAAGAATGAGATATTCTGTGAGCTTTAACTATATATCTCAGGGTAGCTGTCAGGATAGCCTACACTCTGCCCACCTCCATAGGACAAGCTTTTCCATACTCAAACAGATTAATACAAgaggaaaaaatcattctaaaagAGCTGAAGGCATGAATTCATGATCCCagactaaataataataaagtattaataaatttcCGTGGCAGGTGATGACGTCAAGAGAAGTCCGATACATCACTATTAGCTATGTCATTAagataaaggaattttttttcaaaaattcctatATGGGGGTATTTAGTATGTGGATTCTACGCGTTTCAAtaatattgtgacaattttgctaaaaaatactacttgaagtgagaaggAGAACTGGGTCACACAAAAACATTAAGCGGGATGCAAGTTTGCCTGTAGGATAcgggttggacatccctgaCTTATCCCTtggatgttctgtcttcaagaattaattaataatgacaacagctttggaaaataaaaataatcttgttcAGATTACCGAATAGAAAAAGACACTCCTCTTTCTAGGTCATGTTTAAATGTATACCTTTGTATTTGGGagttaaaaattgaagaaaaataaacctaGAAACATGTTTTTCTCTCAGTAATATTAAACTAGAGTatgagggtcgtttgaaaagtccacgCAAAGTCGGAAAGATATCCCTACTGGTGTgtatcaagattatttttagtttgtggCATCTCTTGTaggaacacacaccaactttcagccagatccgCCAATCGGTGGGAAAGATTATGGTGACTACCTTTTGGATTACAGAgaaataatcctcatcgactatctggaataggataaaactattacaggtgcagcatattattcatctttattgagccgtttgaaaactgagctgcaagaaaaaatgattggcccacaaaaagtcattttccattacaacaatgcaccagctcataCCTCAGCAATTGTCGTCGcaaaatgaatagaaatagGGCTCCAAGTCGAGATGtccacagcactagcaatctcacacaccttcactcttctaTCATCGATCACTGTATGATGGATTTactcaatgatttctggagtagtaacctcaacagggcgtccagaacgttcagcgtcacttgtgcccacaTGGcctctacaattttttttgaaaccacttataaactgttctaattgaaggtgcagagtccccataatgcttatcaagcttctttttagtctcctgaggcgttttgtctttcataaaataatgtttaatcagtacacgaaattatttttcgtacattttttgaaaatcactccattTCCTCGATTCAAAATCCCCAAATAATCCCGtaattcatatgcatttatttttgaatacatttctCGCGTAGAAactcatatttcaaaaaaattcaagaaaccTCCAAACCCCCCATAGTCATAATCTATTGCTGACCATCCCAACCGGTTTGGTTTTAGAACTCGACAACTGGTTATCATAAGtataagtccctgttggactcagagtagaattgaggatcgacatcgttgTTGTGCCTGCCTAGCTTAGATTCGGAATGTGGTTAGTGTATGTTTCCTTCATCTATTTGCTACTTGGACACTCAAGAAAAGGAAGGTAGGGTTTaatagttctcaattctgattggcttaaaattagaagctgttACATGTATGTTCCTAGGTACGGAGCCAAGTCtggtgaaaagagaagaataagggtaACTGCGTTAGGAACATattcttccttgtttttagattgaattgtttatttttcccttgactGCTCTTTTCCTAGAGTCTTTCACTTGCAGCTATATTTCATGACAGCTGATctgttctcctcccaaacattcttaaaattgtcagggtgaccatgttAATGTAACATACCtctgtataatattattttcatctaaggGGTatgttctttaataaataattcggGGGTGGGGGAGAATATGGTCAGTTTCCAAAGGGGGCAGGCCAAAATTTGCCCacttgtataaattttaaactccGTTAATGACGaccatacaaaaataatattgtttgtgatttatttattgtgtttaCTCTATTCTAGGTGGACTGCTTTCCTGAATAGAAAAGTATAAACCCCCCTCCCCTGCAAATTTATCGTATGGGTGTAATGATTCTCtggaaaatatcaaacattttgataactttattgaattctttttatttttcgagGAAGAAGTTTGGTTAATCTTGTGTGCAAGCcctggatttttatttacacaacTGCTACTAATTGTTGTGTAACATCTTCTTCAAatggtaaataatttatttagccCTTGGATCTTGTGTAGACTTTTACCAATGTGCGCAACGTATATTTCATTCAACTCTCCTACTTCAAAATGTTACTAAGCGTCCCTACTTGTCTCAGCAAACACCCTGTATGCTGAATGAGTATGGCTAAATAACTCTTCATGATTATTCAATCAACTATATATTCATCTATTAACGAACTAGCTAGACtactttacattattttgagaAGAGATGAATATATGTTCATAACAATTCCAAATCTTGATATGAgataaactaataataaaagctaTATGTTATACTACatcataattgttatttttaattcttaaagccATTCTATGAAGTTTCGTCAAGATTTATTcgaaattcattcatttttgtaattaaaatatcaactttgagcccccaaatAGCTGTTTCCTTCAATCATGGTGCAATTTATGAGGTCAATGAAACAAatgcataaaattaaattatcttttttttagtgtcaatactaattatttaaggGTTAAGAACCGTTAAACgtataaagtttttcttttcttcttcaaattaacCTTCaagattctagtaaaaataaaaataattatgttacaaAATTCTTCACATTTTTGCCCACTGTACATTTTTCACTCGTCAGCGTAGCAAAGCAGATTTTCTAATAATCGGTAACTTGGGTCAATTAGCTATTAACCATTGTAAAACTGTTTAAAATTGTCCAAGGTATCGATCAAACTCAAACTAGTCtgtaacaaatttatttttgtatcttatcCGTATTCTGAGACCccaaactgtatttttttttttctaattacatttaatccggtggatttttttcctatgcctttttataatatgtatatttgagctaaatttgcaattttcatTTAACTTATCGTAAGATAATTTGTTTATGACGGGtttatataattctatttaACGTTTATTGACTAAGAcgtaatgataatataaaaataattaaacgtAAAATGTCTGATTTTGTTCTACGTCACCCGGTCGTAACAgctctccaaaaaatatatggccatatatgtaaatatttatttattatgaagatGACGTCATATACAATCTTAAAGTTCAGGATATTTTACTCCAGTCTCAATTTGAGATGGAAGTCGACAGCCAAGATGAGAAACCCTTACGATGCCCTTGGTCTGACTCCTCACTCAACACCGACCGAGGTTCGGGAGGCGTTTTATCGAATGGCCAAGCAACTTCATCCCGATATCAATCCTAATGATCCTGAGGCAAAGAGTAAATTCGAGGAGATCCGTGAGGCTTATCAAGTTCTCAAGAATGAGCCCTCGAggattaattatgatttaaagaaGGAAGATGATCAAAAGACTGTCAAACGGTCCATGAAGGACTATGAAGTCTTTATGGAGtcaaaaaagagattttatCCGCATGTTCCATGGAGTGAAAGACGTATCAATAATTTCAGACAAGAGAAGGAAAGACAGTCATACAATTACCGTACTGATTATGTATTTAGACGAGGCAATGATAATTCATTCATGTTTAAACATTTTGGAGGACCGGCTCCTGATCCAAAAGAACTCAAATCCGTTATTGTAAGGCTCCTGATCCTTATATCTACTATTATAACTATTACCCTCGTTACAGACCTCTACGTTAGAGTAAATAATGGggaaacttaattttatattcatatatattctgCCTTAGCCAACAttgtaacaaattatattattatgttaaaaatgcGATCTTTGAATATCATACaatcttaaattttctaaaaaaaaaaatctagtacataatatctacattaaaaaatattctttcggAAACATTCGGGAGAGAATTAGAGAAGAATgctttagtaaatatatatttatatatcacaCTATAAATGGACTGCAATATAAAAGTAGTTAAGATAACAATGTTCTATTGCGCACTCTATCAATATGTGGAAAAGATGCGTTCAACAGTCGGAACCCAAAGTATTGGAAGGAGTAAAGGCATAACGGAATCTACTGTCTTGTTTGCCTTCAGCATCACATATGTATttgcctgaaaaaaaaaaaaaatgaaataagtttaCAATAAACATCTACCAACTCATTACCTGAAACAAATCGCTTTTTGATCAGAGATAATCGATAGCCGGACCCGATCAGCTCAATATCTATTCCACTTAGAGTACTTCCCTCGCAGTTAAATTGCGCTGCAATTGTATTTTGAGAGCCAGGACCATTAGCAAGCTCGAATCGTCCTTTAATGACCTCAAGGCCCCCATTAGAGCTACTATTATTGTCTCTATCGTCAGCTCTGAGTTCTTTAAACGTCCACAATGCGCGATTATTTTCTGCAATCCACGTGCCGCTGGGCTTAGAAACCATATTTTTGACATTACCGTCGATAGGAACCGCTATAGAAAGATTAAGGAGTGAGGCAGGAGCAGCCATAGCAGAGGCATTGTacttataattcaatttaagatCCGTATGTGATGAGTCGCACTTCCAATGGGCTACCAGTTGTAATGGACAGGATTTTGCACCTGACTGAGCACGTATCTAAAAAACATGAACCATGTTGAAAATAGAAATGgtgataaatatatagtaaactAATCTACTTGGTATTTAAGAATGTCAATATTGAAGTATGATGCATTAGGATTCTGTAGTGCCTGTGATTTTAGAAGATCTTTCaagtttttcatattaaattcgAATGCAGTTTCTCCATCGGAAGACAAGGCTGTAGcactgcaaaaataaaataaaataaacgcaTGTCTGAAGAGTAGACTTGACAAAACGTACGTATTTATAAGTTGCTTGTTAGGTACGATTGATTCAAGCACAGAAGCATttttaattcgaaataaaaGAGGAGACGTCATGGGGTTGTGAGTGATCATTTGGATAATTCCAGCCGGAAAACTGATCATCATATCCCCAATGAGTCTAACCTGGCATTGAGATTCATCTGACCCGTGAAAACAGGCATGGACAACTTCTTGAAAGGCAACAGCGAGAGGAATGTTATCCGACATGCCCAAAGTAAGTGGACTAGGCCCCCTTGAAGACCCAAATTGAAACTTATTACTCATAGAATTAGAAAAGGGATGCGGTGACTCTGAATTGCCAAGACTAGAAGTAGATGAATTTTTACTCCGACCCATGGAAATATGGGAGTTTATGCTGTTGGTGAGTGTGCTACTGCTTCCAAGAGCAGAAGAAGTCTGTGGTAGTGGGTATTGAGGACCATGCCTAGATGGAGGGCGGGGTAACGCAATTAGAGAACTTGAAACCTTGTCTCTCTGATTATTGATAACTGTGGCGTTTCCTCCTACCGAACTAACAACAACTTCCTTAGTTGGAAGCGGAGAGCTGAATGCCAGAGACATAGAGTTTGCGCTCATATCAGCAGTTTCATTCAGAATATCTCCCACTTCTGAAATTTGACAACATGAATTTGTAGATTATGAATGACCTTGTTTTCAATTCTAGAACATACCTTTGCTTGCATTACCAGAACTACTACAAATGGAAATATCATGAATTTCCATTTTAAGCGTATCAGAAGtcttgatattattattagacaTTGGAGCTGTTGTTGACATTATCTTGGTAGTGTTATCAATATCCCCAATAGGGTGAAGAGATAGACCCAAGAGATCTTCACTGGGTTTATGTACCAAATAACTTTGGCTTTGTGAACGACGGATATCATGTTTATCATGCGtaccattttcaaaaatatcacgAGGCTAAAAAGATTAGTAACGTTGGATTAGAacccaaaataatattattatcacaagacaatatgtatgtatagaaaaaagaaacaatattaatattaatggaaaaagaaaGGTAATGCAGTTATAAGTACCCGAATTATATGTAAACtaagaatcaaaataaattatgtataacaGCAATATTACtctgattaaaaaatttgattagtGTTGTTAGTATGATTAACATTACAAATACCTGTTagtgaaaataaaatgagataaaaagaCCAGgaattttacaacaaataatttCAAGCTAATTTGGAATTGACAAAGGCACTCAACTATATACAGATGTCTATAGTATTTGAATTCAATTACCTCTACAATAATTAACAGTGACATATAATACAAGTCATTTGAAttaactacatattttatttttttctaaaaacaaaaatcagaaTTTTCAATGATATACAAGTTTACCTTCTTGTGATTAACGGAAATTCTCTCATTAAGCGCTGAAGCTGGTCGCAATTTGAACTGTGATACCGAGGAAAAAATGAACAAGACATGACAAATGTTTCCATCATCGACaaggaagaaaatataagaaattgatagaAAGTTGTATAGAATATGATTAGTAGCTACAGATATCCCCAGACCGAAAAATGTTAAGCAAAATCACccaatttttttagtgaaaaagaaaaaaagcataACTCACGGGTGGTGGTGCTATATCTAGTGTGCCTATTGCGGATCGTAATTCGTCAACACTCGCAGATATTGGCGGATTAGAATTCGAAACTGGCTTGATTTCCACCTTGATTTTGTGCTTTGTCTCGTCAtctattaaatcatttttttttgtgattagtcTTATATTCACACTCTCATTGAGTAATTACCTGATTCATCtgaagaagaataaaagttgtttttggaCTCATTAAATTCAGCCCATGGGTCTAAATCAGCGCGTTTGTCATTGGACTTGGAGAATCTTTCCGTATCCACTTCAGGAGTAGGAGTATCAGACTTATGTTGATCCTCACCATCACTTCCCATTTTGTTGGAAGTCGTTTCAGGAGCAGAATCAGGAGcctctttttcattttttcttttcttgtctCTTCGTCTCTTTAAAAACCCTTAATATCAAATAGCGAAAATGAGCATTTGTTTGAGTGAATAATGCATAGTATGTTAAATGGAATATAAAGTTTGAGTTGTTATGAAAATAAGaacgaatataaatatttatgcaagTGTTTACAGTGAGATTAGAATGACATATTCTAAAGTTGAAGCTAAAGAAAGCCTTAGAACAAACATCAGGAATGAGCATCAATTACAAACAAAtcaagaataaaatgataaaacttaaaaaataacttattcctCTAATTCAGGGATATTCATGTAGTAGTCGTGAGTAAAAAAACCTCTGGTTTGTTCAAAAGctttattttgaaggaaaacaatgtaaattttatttatttcataaaataatcttccCAAAGCATAGCGCtatgatgaaatatataatttaatagctCTGCTCCAGGGATTCATAtcgttatttaataaaaataattttaatagaatacaTATTCCAAAAATCTctgttgaattaaataaataaataaaaatgtttttcaacaCCTGGCACAGTCCAACCGGTGTGACCGTGTTTGGATGTATCCTCAGTTTCATAATTGCTGGAGCCGTCAGCAGCATGAGCTGATAATTGATCATTATCAGCTGAAGATACAGAAGGAATCGGTGATGAAGAAAGATTACCACCTGATTAAGGAATTGACGAGAAATTGAAAGAGAAAGatgtgaaaatgaaaaaaagaaaagaaaaaatgtatcagAAAATAGggatttagaaaattaaatgtgtacATTTTTAGCCCATCAAAAACATGAAAACTTAAGTAGAGTAATATAATACAATGCATAGgctacatatttatgttatctATCAATAGTGTGTTGTCAAGTTAATGGGCTAATAATgacttacatacataatatataaatctatcGTATACAACAATAGCTAAATAAAAATTGGGGAAGTATTCGAATTGATGTTGTCACGTAAAAAGGTCctgagatttattttttatttttctaagcttAAAAAGATAATCGTGTTTCAATAACTGTCATTATAGGCCTTAGACTGAAATTTGAAAAGGGTAATTGAggaggaataattaaaaatatgcattaagaTGAATAGAGTGAGAGAGGGAAAGTTAATTAGACAGCAACTTTTTTATAGTTGTTGATTAAGGTGAAAAAAATAGGGAAATGAAGATCACCAGCAACCTCAAGTTtgacttttgttttgtttcgtttttttttagtattataaatataaagatattttttaaaaaatcctacaCTTGGATCCCCTGCTTTGCAAAAATCTCGAGAGATCAACATTTTCTGTAGGAGTAGAAGGGGCCGATGCAGTAGTGATTTCAACGCTTAAGCTGCCATTGGTGACGATAGGTTTCGAAGTTAAGCCTAGGGTGTTcaataatgagaaaatacaaGAAGAGATTGTGTATGAATGTGTGCATGTGAATTTGTGCGTCTTTCTAAGTAATGATAAATTGTGTCTTTTCTTTCtccgggagaaattatttttcttcttcggACTACATATATCATTGATTTTGTTCAATGGGGTGAAAAAATTTGGaggaaatagaagaaaaaaataattatcatccCTTTTAGTTTGTATTTCTTACATTGaaagatgatgaagaagaaagaaaatgacaTATTCTATCAAAGAGACTACAAAGAAATTGGATAAGAATCAAGATCATCACCGACCTGCATGTTTACGGTTATCATTATTGACTTTGATGCTATCAACAATGTTGTAAGTACAACTATTAGGTGGAAGTGGATTTGGTGGAGTgtgacatatatttttatcgttATTTGGTAGGAAGAGATTCAGGAGGGACGTTGCTCTAGAGGTCTTGGTGGGGGCTTCGGTTGTATTATAGGTGGTAGTGGTGGATTCGGAGGAAGTGACTGACTTGCGAGCAATTCTGGCAACAGACCATGTTCTCAAACGTGGCATTTCAGTTGGATTTTTACCTGATCCCGTAGAAATATTTGGTGGTGGTTGCTGAGCTGAAGGTGTAACCACACTATTGGATCCAACAGAGAGATCTTGCTTCTTATTGAAACTATTGAGGGAAAGTTTGTCACTATTACCAGAACGATCCGATATATCTGAGCCGCCATGCTCTCCAGGAATAGACGCCACAGATAGCTTTTCTTCTTCGAATTCGATAGGacctttgaagaaaaaaaaagcgtAAATGAAAGAACTAATTAAGAAACCTcccaaagagaagaaaaaaacactcatacatataataacatacacaaaaataaaataaattatacgaaaataatattactggaaatactatcatttttttctaattttaaactcaAAGAATAACGCTGActtatttcatacaaataaatagaacATAAAAACCGTGATACCTATTACAACACGTAATTCAGTGAacctaaaaaaatcaagcctatttttttttttttttgtatttgattatatgtattcataatgcttatatgatataaaaagcCATTGTGTTAAAAGGTTAATTTTCTGAAACCATTGTCTCTGTTGTTTTAGGATCCTGTTCCTTTATTAAGgacatagttataaaaaatatatattgacaagcaatatgatacatatattatcttTAATGATCAATCAATCAATAGTTTCACTACAACAGAGAGCATAATTTAAATAAGCATGAACCAACACCGATTGTAGTAagttaactaaaatatttatatcggAAGAAACATGTGGATactcatatacatatgtatgtatatgataccaatctataaaatttcccaATGttagtttttgatataaatatcagaaagaaagaaagaaaaaatagtaatacgATTATATAAACTCACATGACTCGGCCACTGTGATGGATTTGTCGTAAATGCAATAATAATTAGAAGGAAAGGAATGATTgccatgaattaaaaaaaataaatacaaactttaATAAGAAGTAAATCAAACAATTACGAACTATTAGTAATAAAAAGAGTaatgattcaaaaattatttttaaactatctaaatttgaattagGAGTACTATAATGAAAACTTTATCTTTAGAActataattatagtaattaactacataaatgaattcaatctatgaataaaatcatgccatttttaattacaagaagaagaaaaaagatatcatttaatttttttttttttttaaagaaaatgaagccAAATAACTTGCACATCAAATAAAGATatgtaaaagaaataataaaagactTGCAAAGACTTTTTCTCATTAATccagaaataaacaaaataactcAATTAATATGTTATCTATACGATGACATAAGAGATGAATATGAGAAGAAATGAATGGTAGAAATATAACTCTAATGATGCCGACCTGGTTTATCGAGACCCGTATGATGATTCATTGTGAACTGTTCTAGGAGGTTAGTAACGGTCAGCTTATTTAATTGACTTTGAAAGTCTTCATTTGCTTGAGATATCTGTTGATTAAATTGCTGAACTTCAGTAAagtaaatttgaacaaattctctcatttgaattaaatgatttGTTTCAAGCTCTTGGCAATGCCTTGCATAGCTCGTCAACTTTGCTTCAAATGTCTCCCGAAGGGTGCAGTATTGTATGACAAGTGTTCTATAGTCCTCTTGGGCTTTTCTAAATTTGAGATCCGCTTTATCCTTATCCTTTTCACCGGACCGTTTCATTTTCTCCAACTCCAGACATTTTTGTTTATAGAGTTCTTTGGATTTATTCAATTGAAGCGTGATGTCTTGGAAGGATTTGACAATTTCAGAAGTGGAAGACGTTTCCTCTTtgattgttttatgttttttggagAGCTCTTCCGCATATTTTAAGGTTTTCTTTGAGAGGTCGTTCAATTTACTCATATGTTCATGATGAACCCCAGCGATTTTCTCAGTGAAGGGCTTGAAAAGAGACAAAAGCGGAGAAAAGGAGCCATTCGTGCTATTGCTACCGTTCAACTGCAAGTCAATAATACAAACAAGACACATACATTAGTGCAACACTCAAATCTCCATTCCTTCATACCTGCTTCAGGATCTTGAGTTGCGTTTTAGAATGATCCTCCTGCACCTTTCCACATTCTCGAAAATATTCTCCAAGCTCCTTTGCAGCGATGGGACTGGATTTAGAGCTTTGATATAAAGCGCTAAAGCCCTCATTTTTATCACcctaaacacaaaaataatcatatgaaaaatcagaagaaaatcattcaaaataacACTAAAAGAATATCGCTaataattagtttcaaaatttaCCCAAAAATAATCCGCAAAATCGACAGCCATTCTCATCAGATCTCCTAACTCATTTCAACCAAGGATAGTCCAGACGAgaataacgaaaaaaagaaatgaagactCCCCTAAACTGCTGTTTGCCTATTTAATTCTCTCCCTCTCTAGTTCGTCTCCTCCATAATATTAATGTAGTCAAAGATATCATTTATCAATGTTCATGTACAAACAGCTTCTTCTCTTACTACGACAGCAGCtacacttcaaaaaaaaatagtagattTTCTCTCCAAAGACAAGCAGAGACATATATAaacagagagaaagagagagagagaacctTAAATCATCCACTGCATCAGCTCATCAACGCAGTCCCCACCTCCATTCCTTTTGCTTCTGCTAGCCAGGGAACAACActgaaattaaattcatatggAAAGATATCTTCTTTTGGCGTGCGCTTATTTTGACtcgagtacaaaaaaaaaaattcccatatTAATCATGTAAATTCTTTAAATAGAAACTTTAACAGCTCATAACCTACCCATTTcaaggaataattaattttttttcttgtagaaattttaaccattaaaaaactatcatttCAATCAcatagaaatatgtatttttaatttaaaacaattttagaaTGAAAGAATTGAGAATGGGAGCATTTTCACTCACGTCTTAAATTACATCAAAAATGAAGGAGATGCCATCTTGGggtctcaaagttgatatttttatcaaataaactagacaaattcccaataaatcttgattaaactccattaaatgactatgaatttaaaaaaaatacttaacacTTCCTATGAATACTACTTCATGCGAATGATACAAcgtgatatttaataaataaaagtaatatgtactctGAAAATCCGAAAAAATGTCtagatttgtactttttttt includes the following:
- the LOC121128760 gene encoding F-BAR domain only protein 2 isoform X5, giving the protein MRMAVDFADYFWGDKNEGFSALYQSSKSSPIAAKELGEYFRECGKVQEDHSKTQLKILKQLNGSNSTNGSFSPLLSLFKPFTEKIAGVHHEHMSKLNDLSKKTLKYAEELSKKHKTIKEETSSTSEIVKSFQDITLQLNKSKELYKQKCLELEKMKRSGEKDKDKADLKFRKAQEDYRTLVIQYCTLRETFEAKLTSYARHCQELETNHLIQMREFVQIYFTEVQQFNQQISQANEDFQSQLNKLTVTNLLEQFTMNHHTGLDKPVAESCPIEFEEEKLSVASIPGEHGGSDISDRSGNSDKLSLNSFNKKQDLSVGSNSVVTPSAQQPPPNISTGSGKNPTEMPRLRTWSVARIARKSVTSSESTTTTYNTTEAPTKTSRATSLLNLFLPNNDKNICHTPPNPLPPNSCTYNIVDSIKVNNDNRKHAGGNLSSSPIPSVSSADNDQLSAHAADGSSNYETEDTSKHGHTGWTVPGFLKRRRDKKRKNEKEAPDSAPETTSNKMGSDGEDQHKSDTPTPEVDTERFSKSNDKRADLDPWAEFNESKNNFYSSSDESDDETKHKIKVEIKPVSNSNPPISASVDELRSAIGTLDIAPPPFKLRPASALNERISVNHKKPRDIFENGTHDKHDIRRSQSQSYLVHKPSEDLLGLSLHPIGDIDNTTKIMSTTAPMSNNNIKTSDTLKMEIHDISICSSSGNASKEVGDILNETADMSANSMSLAFSSPLPTKEVVVSSVGGNATVINNQRDKVSSSLIALPRPPSRHGPQYPLPQTSSALGSSSTLTNSINSHISMGRSKNSSTSSLGNSESPHPFSNSMSNKFQFGSSRGPSPLTLGMSDNIPLAVAFQEVVHACFHGSDESQCQVRLIGDMMISFPAGIIQMITHNPMTSPLLFRIKNASVLESIVPNKQLINTATALSSDGETAFEFNMKNLKDLLKSQALQNPNASYFNIDILKYQIRAQSGAKSCPLQLVAHWKCDSSHTDLKLNYKYNASAMAAPASLLNLSIAVPIDGNVKNMVSKPSGTWIAENNRALWTFKELRADDRDNNSSSNGGLEVIKGRFELANGPGSQNTIAAQFNCEGSTLSGIDIELIGSGYRLSLIKKRFVSGKYICDAEGKQDSRFRYAFTPSNTLGSDC
- the LOC121128760 gene encoding F-BAR domain only protein 2 isoform X10 codes for the protein MRMAVDFADYFWGDKNEGFSALYQSSKSSPIAAKELGEYFRECGKVQEDHSKTQLKILKQLNGSNSTNGSFSPLLSLFKPFTEKIAGVHHEHMSKLNDLSKKTLKYAEELSKKHKTIKEETSSTSEIVKSFQDITLQLNKSKELYKQKCLELEKMKRSGEKDKDKADLKFRKAQEDYRTLVIQYCTLRETFEAKLTSYARHCQELETNHLIQMREFVQIYFTEVQQFNQQISQANEDFQSQLNKLTVTNLLEQFTMNHHTGLDKPVAESCPIEFEEEKLSVASIPGEHGGSDISDRSGNSDKLSLNSFNKKQDLSVGSNSVVTPSAQQPPPNISTGSGKNPTEMPRLRTWSVARIARKSVTSSESTTTTYNTTEAPTKTSRATSLLNLFLPNNDKNICHTPPNPLPPNSCTYNIVDSIKVNNDNRKHAGLTSKPIVTNGSLSVEITTASAPSTPTENVDLSRFLQSRGSKWFLKRRRDKKRKNEKEAPDSAPETTSNKMGSDGEDQHKSDTPTPEVDTERFSKSNDKRADLDPWAEFNESKNNFYSSSDESDDETKHKIKVEIKPVSNSNPPISASVDELRSAIGTLDIAPPPPRDIFENGTHDKHDIRRSQSQSYLVHKPSEDLLGLSLHPIGDIDNTTKIMSTTAPMSNNNIKTSDTLKMEIHDISICSSSGNASKEVGDILNETADMSANSMSLAFSSPLPTKEVVVSSVGGNATVINNQRDKVSSSLIALPRPPSRHGPQYPLPQTSSALGSSSTLTNSINSHISMGRSKNSSTSSLGNSESPHPFSNSMSNKFQFGSSRGPSPLTLGMSDNIPLAVAFQEVVHACFHGSDESQCQVRLIGDMMISFPAGIIQMITHNPMTSPLLFRIKNASVLESIVPNKQLINTATALSSDGETAFEFNMKNLKDLLKSQALQNPNASYFNIDILKYQIRAQSGAKSCPLQLVAHWKCDSSHTDLKLNYKYNASAMAAPASLLNLSIAVPIDGNVKNMVSKPSGTWIAENNRALWTFKELRADDRDNNSSSNGGLEVIKGRFELANGPGSQNTIAAQFNCEGSTLSGIDIELIGSGYRLSLIKKRFVSGKYICDAEGKQDSRFRYAFTPSNTLGSDC